From the Chanodichthys erythropterus isolate Z2021 chromosome 9, ASM2448905v1, whole genome shotgun sequence genome, the window tatcttaaactgttccaaagatgaacggaggACTTAcggttttggaacgacatgagggtgagtcattaatgacataattttcatttttgggagaactaaccctttaatacaacCATTTTCAATGGTTGCTTGTTTTGGGGAGTTTATGCCTTTAGTCTCCTCTAAAATTGGTGAAATAATGGGATTTAAATCTGGAGATCGACTTGGAATGTCCTGAAAATGATAGATAACACTGGCAAGCTTCAGCAACCGACAACAACCAGGTCAGCTGAGGAAATCAACAGCAATTAATGAGAGACAAATGACAAGGGCTGTAAAAAACCCCTCTAAAATAACTGTCAGAAAAATCACCAGCAACCTCCGGAAAGCTGAGATGATGGTCTCACAATCTGCCTCACCAACAGAATTACAGAGGATACACAGCAAGATCAAACATCTGATCAGTACCAAAAATAAAAGATTAACCTTTATCAAAGTGGGAAAGCAAAAAGTGTGGAGAAAAAAGGAAACTATGATCCAAGGCATACAACCTCATCTGGAAAGCATGGTGGAGGTATAGTGTCACGTCATGGGCATGCATATCTGTCTCTGGAACAGACTCACTCCTTTTTATTGATGACTTATTCAATGATGGCAGCAGAAGAATGAATTCAGAAGTGTACAAAAGAATCTTGCCTACCAGACTCACTGGGAAGTGCTTCATAACGGTACAATGACCCAAAACACTAGTACTGCCAACTCAATCAAGATTATCATGGGTCTTAGATTGGCCAAGTCATTCTCCAGATTTATATCCCATTGAACAAGTATTTCACCAGTTGAAGAGAAGACTAAAGGCAGAAACTCCCCAAAACAAGCAACCGTTAAACCGTCCCAATACTTATGCTCACATTAGGCAGAGGGATGAAACTCTAAAAGTGCTGTATTTCTTAGTGGTAAAAAAAGTCAATAACAAAATGTCACATTCTGTACATCTGCCTCATATTAAtctttaatcatatttatagaTGTCTTGACACCATAGCTAACAGAGCAATTTTGTCTTTACTGTTCTAATACTTACAGAGGGCACTGTACTCATTCATACAAAATTGCAAATTCAAATGTATAATCTTAATGTTGATAAAAAAGAAGAAGTCCATAGGCATACATTAACTACCTATGTGCCACAGGCATAGTtggtgaattttcagcatcattactctagtcttcagtcacatgatccttcagaaatcattcttatatgctaatttggtgctcaataaacatttcttctaattatcatcattataagatttctagttcaaacaaatgctgttcgtttgaacttttattcataaaaaaaccctgaaaaaatgtgtcataatttccacaaaaatattaaacagtaaAATTTGCTTTCAACACTGGAAATAATAAGgaccattattaataattgagcactaataataaatgagcatcaaatcaggatattagaatgatttctgaaggatcatgtgacactgaagactggagtaactaatgatgctgaaattcagctttgcatcacagaaataaattatattttaatacattaaaatataaaacagctattttaaattgtaataatatttcacaatattactgttttactgtattttgatcaagtaaaagcagccttggtgagcataagagagttctttcaaaaacatttataaattattcaaCAATCAGAACTTATGTGTTTACTGGTATGTGTGTAACAAATGTTCACATTTATATACTCATCAATAGTATATACATTGATAAAAAACTACATTAATTATGAAACAGAACTCAGTATTTTTCTAAATTTTACATGACATAGGCAAGTTGAACAATAACAGTTGCACATTTGTGTTTCGAGATATATTAggaaaactacattacccagcATCCTTGTTGTGCGCCTGCGCAGAATTCGCTTTGCCGCTAATGAGTTGTTGAGGGATGCAATGCTCCATAGCAACATCAGTACCAGCGGAGGAGCGCTATAGCGGACGACCTGGGATAAATATCCTGAGAATATCTGAAACAGGTGCTGCATGCTGACAGCATGGACGACCAGAAGGTAAGAAGCAACCGCTGTTATAGACATATTATTATCTGTGATACGCATctgataaaaaagaaagaagatgCTGCGTTATAAAAGAGATACAAAATACGAAATACCATTAGCTTGTAGCTTCACTTCCAAATGTCCTCCGCCCATTGTCTATTATGTGTCCTTATAAAAGACAGTCTGGAAGTAACAACTTCACATCGTCAGGATTTCCACAGTGTTTTGAACGCATGATACATACATGAAGATTTCCCCAAGTTGATCAACAACAGTGAGTCTGAATACGTTACCCAGAAACCGCCCCGGTTCTCGCAAGCTCTGAAACATGAAACGtgcattgttttaaaatatttatcagAGGAATTAATCTTAACGGACGAAATGATATTTTTGTGTAGTCGTGGATGAAACCCCAGTACCCAGAACAAATTTTGGTGCAGGGAAACCCCAAACCGGCCTGTATTGTTAGAAGCTTCAGGCTTCAGGGACGCGCCCCGGATATAAAGCCGCTTCTGTGTGGCTCATCATCAGTGACTTAATCCAATGCAAGAAGCCTAGATGAGATGAGGATGAAATATGACATTTCtgatctaccctctgagttacAGTAATATCAGCTCACTCTCCATCCTCTGGCTAACGTGCATTACAAGTCTGCACTTGTGTCCCAAAGCAACACTCAAAAATAGACAATGAAATAATGACGTCGATGGGGAAAGTATCATCTGAATGACATCAAACAAATTGTTAAAGGTGCAGGCAGTAATTTTTTGCTAactatcattttaatatttctcaaaattgctatttattattataatgtatttttacaatataaaaaatacattttattttgaaatattgaaatattgaaaGCTGTttattgttaaagggatagttcacccaaaaatgaaaatttgatgtttatctgcttacccccagcgcgtCCAAGATGTaggtttcttcagtagaacacaaatgatgatttttaactccaatcgctgccgtctgtcagtcaaataatgggagtgaatgggaactcgaacaataagagtcgaaaaaacttgcatagacaaatccaaattaaaccctgcggctcgtgagggcttattgatgtcctaagacacgaaacgatcggtttgtacgagaaaccgaacagtatttatataatttttttcctctatgtccaactgcgttcagcattcgcttagtgaggtctgatcgcgctctgacaacggcattGATGTCTCATCATTGTCAACCTATTATTGGTATTGATTAAGTTTTGGTATTTTATGACTGTAAGAATGCGTTTCTAATTTTACCTGCATGTTTCAGGAGTCACTGAGGAAGATTATTACTACGTTGGCTCTGAAGAATGAGGAAATTCAGAACTTCGTCTGCTGTCTAAAGCAGAATCTAGAGAACCTAGAGGTAAACAATACAGTAAGCCTTCTCTTTTTACTCACATTTAGTTAGTAAACTGTTTGATGAATGAGCAAATGTCTTTTGTCAGCTCTCAGATGGCCCAAATGTGTTGCAAGCACAATGACTGTCTAGACGCATTTCACTAAATCAGCAATTTGCTACAGCAATAGTTTTAAGCAATAAAGACAAATACAGCTTTAACTCAGAATTCGATATGGTTGTGGTGTTTGCAGACGAATTCAAACCGAGTGCAGGaggatctggagtcagagtttAGTTCTCTGCATGCTGTCCTGGACGAATTGAAAGAGGGCATGGTGACGCGCATCAAGCAGGAAAGAGCCAGCCGCACATATGAGCTACAGGTGAGAGCGCTGTCTGAGCCCAGCTCCTTGGAATGATCCCTAGCCATAATACACAATTCAgatgttttatattttctaaacATCCAATATAATTAGTATAATCTGTAAAATAGTCATCAGATATAATCATTTAAAGGCAGAGTGAGACGGCTTTAGAGCTTGTGCTTGACTTAGATGTGTCATGTTAAGAGAAGGATAATAAGAAATCCTTGAGGATTAAAGTGTCTTTGTGTGTATAATCCATCTTTGTGTATGTGTACATCTGAAACAACGCATTTTACAACACACGTTCTTCACCATTAAACCTGTACTTTCACCTCTGTCATTAAGAGCGTAATGACAGAGGTCAAAGTAAATTTTACTTACTTGGAAGTCTATAATTTCAAGACATCCTCTATTTGACCCTGAAGTCGCAGTGTGAAAATATTTAGGTGAACCATTTTATCTGCTTGTGTTTTACCCTTGTGTTTGTAGTTATTATATACTTCctgatatattatattattcgaATCAGTATTTTGTCTTATCTGAAACTCTGTGATCAAGAcaattgaagttttttttttaaacactgttcaaaagtttgggggtctaagatttttatttattttctttttaatattttttgaaagtctcttacaCTCACAAAgggatttatttgatcaaaaatatagtaaaacagtgatactgtgaaaaaatattacaatttaaaataactattttctattttaatacatttaaaatgccatttttgcctAAAAGGCAATTGCTAGAACAGGTAGCATACATTGCTACTTTGTTATTTTGCTACAGTTTGTAGAAAAGCATTCAAATCAAGTGCAAATACGGTTAAGCCTCCAGTTCTAAGAATAACACCAGTATGCAAATACAAGAACGCTACAACAATTTAGCATACTGCTAAATAAATCAATTTGATAAGACTACCAAATCTAGTCCATCTAGTCATTATAGATGAGTTATGTAGTTATGTAAACCATTCTAATAATGTGTTTAACTTCAACTGGATTATGTAATTGTCcagtaatattataattatattctGTGGGTCTTTTCAGAGTCAGCTGAGCGCATGCACCAAAGCCCTAGAGAGTTCAGAGGAGCTGCTGGAATTAGCCAATCAGACGCTCTGCTCATCTGAGAATGACAGCTTCACTCGGGTAACGCCCACTTGGAATGTTTACACTGTTACAGCTCATTTATTCAGACTTAATGACTTTATGGTGTTTCAAGCCATTACCTTTTTTGATACATATTTGAATGTAGTTGTATTTATACAACTGCTTTTAAGATATTTGTCCTCAAATATTTACATTGTCAAAGCATTTACGATGATTATTTGATTGTGTGTTTACAACCGTTTGGCACTGCTGTTGCTTTCTCTAACAAAGTGGCAAATTGTGTCAGACGCTGCTGGCTTTTCCTGCTAACACGTGCTGGTATGACTGATGTATTGTGTGTTGTTGAGACTCAATGAGACTCAGTTCTCTTGCTccctatctctctctctctctgtcccttcttttttctctttcctcTCTGCTGCAGGCGGCCAAAGACATAAAGGATAGGTACTGTACAACTGTCTATACTTAGATCTTTGATTGAGTTCAATGCACAGTGTAGAACATCTTCAAACACTCCTCCCCCTGAAAgttcattcattttattaactcatttaatatatatatatatatatatatatatatatatatatatatatatatatatatatatatatatatatatatatataatatatataatatatatatatatatatatatatatatatatataatatatataatattttagcatttttattagttttcatTTCGTCTGACTCCCCAGTTGTGTGCCTGTGTAAATGCATGCCATGGAGTGATTTATTGCGCCCTCATTGACATTCTCCTTCATGACATTCCCATGTTCTTGTTCTCAGTCTGTCAGGAGTTTATTGTGTTTGTAGACTGACTGTAAGTGTTTATTGCGGGTCTGTGTGTCTGCAGTGTAACTATGGCTCCAGCATTTCGTCTGTCCCTGAAAGCAAAGGCCAGCGACAGTATGAATCACATGATGGTGGACTTCACTCAGGAAAGAAACATGCTGCTGGCCATCAAATTTCTTCCAGGTCGGTGTAGCATCAATAAGGAAAGATAATCATAAACAGTTTAAGCAAAGCCTAGTTGACACACCTAGATTTCAGCCTACTTTGCACGTAAACTGTTTTATTAGCAGGCTTGCCAGGTCTGTCAAAAATAGCCCAAATATCAAAACTCAATATAAGTCAGTCCCATacctaaaatacatgttttacagTCACTGTTATGCATTATacacaattttgacttgaaaATCATTATATATCCAAGTAGTAATCATAAACAGTTTTCATAAAGGAGCTCAAAGGCCCCTCCCTCACAAAACTCATCATCTAGCACAGTTTTATCATTGgtaaaatgtcaaatatttaaatacaagcATTTCAGTCGAATACAATTTCTCTACAATATGTCAAACCTTTAACAAGCGCGGCAAAAATGAACCCGCAGCAACAGTTTAGAAGCAGCCCGATTGTGGGAAAACAGCAAACTTGGCAACCCTGTTTATTGGCGTCATGTCAACAAATGGAGTGTCAATATATTTGATGGTGTAACAGTTTTAATGTCAGGAACAGCGATAAAACACAATACTTCACATAACATTTCACATAAATGCAGACAGATATTCTTGTAAACCGTTAAAACAGGTTTTTATTGTGCATGTAAATGCACTTTGTGTTTCtactaaataaactaaatatacCAGAATTAATCCCTCAATACAGCCTGAGGCTGGGTCATATGATGGTATTTatgataaaattaaaacaagccacagatttttaattaatgaatacattacaattattatagttatttataAACTACCAACCAATTAAAACTATATACactttgtgaaataatattatatatatatatatatatatatattatatatttatatatatataaatgtaaatatatatatatatatgtgtgtgtcagAATTCCCATGTTTCCATGTAGCCTCCAGATTATTGGGACTCATGAAAATTTTAGGCTTTGGCTAGTATCTCTGAACAATGGTCTCCAGTATCAGATATCTCTGTTCCTCTCTCCTTTAGTGCCTGCCACGCCAGAAATTAACATGGCTGAATGCCAGGTGTTTGATAACACGGTCACAGTGGTGTGGACCTTACCGGAACCTGACACCAAAATCGACCACTACATCCTGGAATACCGGAGAACCAATCATGAAGGTCCACCTCGGGCTCGAGAAGACTATCCCTGGATGGTGATGGAAGGGATAAAAGAAACTGAGTACACACTCACAGGTAAGtgctgatgtttgttttggattgtAATCTTTTCTTGAGGAGATTTTGATAACATGATGTAATTTGTTGTTCAGGCCTTCGTTTTGACACGCGTTACATGACCTTTAGAGTGAAGGCGTGCAATAAAGCTGTGGCGGGTGAATTTTCAGAGCCGGTTACTTTAGAAACACACGGTAAGTTGCacttacacacatacacacacacacgggtaATGAGGCGTGAAGTTTCTTCTCCTCACAGAAAAGAATCTTACACAGGTTACAAAGCACTACCCCCACTAAAACAAGTCTGTTAAAGACCAATTCAGAGACCACAGATGTAGTACATCTGCCTCtttgtgaaataaaatttagggctgtcaatgttaattttgtgtaattaattttaaaataacaataataattataatatattattaatattattatatagtcATATTGATTCATTATCACAAAACAAGCACAGCAAGccttataacattttaaatttcaccattttttttttttttttttcagaaaaatcacaattgaATGTTTCCCCaaatgtaacatgtaacatgGGAGGTGTTGAAAACCTCTTACTTTATCTCTCCTTCTTGTTTGCTGCCAGCATTCGTCTTTAAACTGGACGCAGGTTCAGCCCATCAGAACCTAAAGGTGGAGGATCTCAGTGTGGAATGGGACAGCAGTGGTGGGAAGGTCCAGGACATCCGTAAGGAAAAGAACAGGACCAGCTCTCCCATGCATTCTCCTGCCAGGTCAGATTCACAcctacagtggcatgaaaaagtctgtgaaccacttgcagaatctgtgaaaatgtgaataattttaataaaataagtgagatcatacaaaatgcattttattttttctgagtaagatattttacataaaagatgtttgcgttTAGTTCacgagacaaaacaatagctgaatatattaaaatggccccattcaaaagtttgtgaccATTGaatctcaatactgtgtgtggttacctgatgatctacgactgtttgtttgttttgtgatggttgttcatgagtctcttgtttgtcctgagcagttaaactgagctctgttcttcagaaaaatcctccaggccctgcagattcatcagttttcaagcatttttgcatatttgaaccctttccagcagtggctgtatgattttgagattcatcttttcacactgaggacaactgagggactcaaactcaactattaaaaaaggttcaaacattcactgatgctccagaaggaaacaagacgcattaagagccgaggggtgaaaacttttgaatttaaatatcaaggtaaattgtacttaatgtttctgccgggaaacatgcaagtatcttctgttggttgcgaagggcagtactaaatgaaaaacaatgatatttaaatataataagaaaaattgtgacatcttcatcctgttcaaaagttttcacactccgactcttaatgcatcgtgtttccttctggagcatcagtgaaagtttgaaccttttttaatagttgagtttgagtccctcagttgtctcAATGTGAAAATACGGATctaaaaatcattcagtcactgctggaaatggttcaaatatgcaaaaatgcttgaaaactgaaatttctgcaggacctggaggatttttctgaagaacagagctcagtttaactgctcaggacaaacaagagactcatgaacaaccatcacaaaacaaaaaaacagtcgtagatcatcaggtaaccacacacagtattgagaatcaatggttcaaaaacctttgaatggggttattttaataaattcagctattgttttgtcttgtgaactaaatgcaaacatcttttatgtaaaatatcttactcaggacagtactaaataaaaagtaacatgcattttgtatgatctcacttattttattaaaattattcacatactttttcatgccactgtacatATCTTCTCACACTTAAATGTGCTGTACATTGACAGCATCGCCACTGAAAAGCTGCTGCCGTTAAATTGGTTATTGATTCTCATGGCTGGTATAATCAGAAAACATATGCTGTCATTGGCAAAAACCAATATGCCAAAAGCCTTTGCTGGTGTGTTTACCCAGCCATAAGCCAGATAAACTGTTGGGCTTGTCCCATCTCATAATTAGTTTTCTCCCTCAGGACAGCCATGATGTCCCCTAAAAGAGCTCCATCTGCTAGAGTGGGTCGAGATCGCTTCACAGCAGAGTCCTACACTGTCCTGGGTAAGTCAACACAAAAATCTTCCACAGAAGAGCTACAAGACATCGAAGAATGTCTTTTTAAGaagaattcattcaaaaactctCCAATTTCTCTCCAATGTCCAGGAGACACCATGATTGACGCCGGGCAGCATTACTGGGAGGTACGGTTTGATAAGGAGAGTAAGGCATTTGCAGTGGGGATCGCTTTGCGGTCTCTAGGTCGCTTCGATCAACTGGGGAAGAGTAACGCTTCTTGGTGCATCCACCTGAACAACTGGCTTCAGCAGAGCCTCACAGCCAAGCACAACAATAAAGCCAGAACACTGGACTGCCCTATTCCGGACCGCATCGGCATTTACTGCAACTACGAAGAGGGTGAGTTAAGCTATTTGACAAAATGAGGGAATAGTGCCATAGCTTGCCTGTTGTTTTCTCTGAAGCTAACGTGGTTGCTATGGCCAAAGCAAACTGATGGTGTTTTCTGTGTGAGAAGCAGCTAGTTGCAGCAGTCACTTTTATATAGTAGTCGACCGATATATCAGCTTTTTTAAATACGTTTTTCTGTTTGGCTGATATGTTGgaagcaggacttttattttgtcagTGCCAGGACTTTTGTGCAAATTCATATGGACAGGAGAGTTGTTACTGGACATGACAAACTTTAAATCCTTGATTTCAAACTATGTTGACACTATATCCATTTGGCCACTATACCATATTCATGTCATACTGTGTATGTAAAAATATTGTTACCTAGTCTTCATTTGAGAAAATATGACTCCCAGACAGACTTACTAGATTACGGAGTGCACTGTTGGCTGCAGTGTTTACTTCCTGTTTTAGCCAAAATTTCtttatttgtgaaaaatattaaaatctgATTACAGAATCAATAAGCTGCTAtataaaatctgtttattttttattttttacaaatatatttttatatattttctacttaaatatgtaaataaatctaaatttaattgcAGCATGTGTTATTTTCtatcttttaatatatattacataatttaTATCTTTCATTGGTCACTGCTCTCTAAGTTATCAGAATTAGccatcaaaaaacaaacaaaacaaaacaaaaaacatttcagtCGACCACTAGTGGCCAGTATCTCTGTAACTACTAACTAGTTTTTCCTCACTTATTTCAGGCACATTGTCTTTTTACAACTCCAGAACCAAATCTCTCCTTCATACCTTCAGAACCAAGTTCCAGCAGCCTGTTATACCAGCCTTTATGGTAAGATACGATATAGCTCGTTTTGTATTTTACAATTAAATCATACTTTAATTAGATGTTCTGAACACATTCTGGTTGGCTAGTCCTTTAAAGTCCTTTACGTAAGATGCACTCTTGcgttcaaaaatatcttgatggAGTACATCTATTTTTAACTTGACATGCCGTCATAAAAATGCAGTGGTCA encodes:
- the fsd1 gene encoding fibronectin type III and SPRY domain-containing protein 1 translates to MDDQKESLRKIITTLALKNEEIQNFVCCLKQNLENLETNSNRVQEDLESEFSSLHAVLDELKEGMVTRIKQERASRTYELQSQLSACTKALESSEELLELANQTLCSSENDSFTRAAKDIKDSVTMAPAFRLSLKAKASDSMNHMMVDFTQERNMLLAIKFLPVPATPEINMAECQVFDNTVTVVWTLPEPDTKIDHYILEYRRTNHEGPPRAREDYPWMVMEGIKETEYTLTGLRFDTRYMTFRVKACNKAVAGEFSEPVTLETHAFVFKLDAGSAHQNLKVEDLSVEWDSSGGKVQDIRKEKNRTSSPMHSPARTAMMSPKRAPSARVGRDRFTAESYTVLGDTMIDAGQHYWEVRFDKESKAFAVGIALRSLGRFDQLGKSNASWCIHLNNWLQQSLTAKHNNKARTLDCPIPDRIGIYCNYEEGTLSFYNSRTKSLLHTFRTKFQQPVIPAFMVWNGSFSVQTGLQVPSIVLSGQKRNSNTSSSNASLT